The DNA sequence GAATAATTAACCAATTATTGAATGTTGAAATATTGCATGATTGTTACTGTTTGGATGATGTCTTTTTTGGCAGCATCTGCTCAGACTATCGAAACTACTCGATCCAAACCGCAAAAGCTTCCTCTGCCCCCACGGACCATGGACAAGGTCGAAATTCATCAACTCACACCTTTGCAGAGCGGTGATATACTGGTAGGTTTTAGAGGCTATTCCGCTGGAGATGTGGACAGTAGGACGGGTTATTCCTTTGACATCTACAACGACCGTCTCGAATTCATCAAACGCTTTCATATGCCCAAAAAGTTGGGAGACTCCAAGGTCGATTATTATACTTCATTCACGATTGGAGACCACTTTTACATCGTTTTCATCCGAAAAGAGCCTCAGGGCCAAGCGAAGTACATCATCAAAGAAGTAGATCAAGAGAACTGGACTCTCTTCGAGGGGGAAACCCCCTTGTTTGCTGAGGTTGATTTTGATAGCCTCGATTATTGGGCCTTTGATATTATTGATTGTGAAAAAATCGGAGGCCATGCGGATCAAGTACTGGTTTCTCTAGGATATCGAGAGCGGAAGGATACTCCCTGGAAACGAAGATATCTGACCTTGGGAGAGGAGCTGGAGGTGATGCAACAGTTTGAACTCAATGAAATAGCGAAAGAGCAAGTGATCTTTGTGAGTGGGGTATTTTTGACTCAGACTGGAGAAATTCTCATGATCACCAAGCTGGAAGGCCAAAGATACTTCGATATGCGGGTATTTCAGTCCGGAGAACAAGTGGCAATCAAACGATTCAAGTTGAAAGCCGGGGAATTGGTCTATGGTCTTTCTCGAATGGCAGAAGATGGAGATTGGTTGTATGCGGGGTATTTGGATGAAGGAGATGATTCTCAGACCTCGGGATTGACATACGTACGATTTGATTGGGAAACCAAAGAAATTGTCGCGGAAGGCCAATGGTACTTGGACGAGGAGTGGATAGTAGAAAATGTGGACAAGGGCGACCAGAAGAAAACCTTCAAAAACCTGGCAAAGGGAAAGCAATTGCATTGGGCGTATCCAAAATGGTACGATTTATCTGAAAACGAACAAGGGGAGGTGGTGCTGATTACTCACCGGGATCGGTCCCACATCGTCAAGGGGTATTATTCCAATTCACATGGCGCTAATATGCTTTTGGGGAGTAATATCAATGCCTTCTTCTTTGATACTGATGGAGAAATGATCTCAACGGATGTCTACCGCAAAGATGCCAGATCCGGATATGGTAACTATGAAGTTGTGACGATCCGAGTGCTCAACCTCGCAGGAAAGCACCATGTGCTATGTGCCAATCGTCCAGATGGCTCTAGGACTGGCAAGGAGAAACCCAAATTTTTTAACCCGAAGAGAAAGGGGGTTCCGACTCTTATGGAGCTCGTGAACCATGAGTTTGAGGTCAAATCGACGCTCATGCTCGAACGAGATAAGCAAAGGGGGCAATTGATGTTCAAATCAATTTTGGAATTGGGAGATGGGCGCTTTTTAGGCATTTGGGGTGATTTGCTCTCTTACCAGTTGATCGAATTTTCTTTGGATGAAGCGATCGTTCGGTAGGGGTAACTTGTTGTTAATCTGCTGAATGGGAGGTTTTTCATGTAAGTGAAAAACCTCTATCCTTTCAGGATTGAAAGAAAATAATCAATTTCGAATTTGCATAACATATTTTTTGTGGATATTATCATTGAAATATAATTGCTCCGTATGGCAGTCTGGACTTGGATGATGTGCGCTGCCTTGCTCTTGTCGGGAATTTCCCCTGCCTATTTGGATGAAATGGATTCACCGCAAACCCGCGTGAACCAGATCCGCTATGAAATTCCCCAAAGTCTGCGCGATGAAGTCCTCCTAATCGCCCACTACGAAGAATTCCCCGAAGATCCAGAGGCTTCCCCAGCTCGTAAGCGATTGATTTCTGATCACAACGCCCGCGCTCGGCATGCCAATGCCATTCTCCAGAAAATCCTCGATAAGCATTATCCCTATCCCTACAAGTTGGTGGATCTCACCGAAGTCAATATCCTGGCTCGGCAAGGAGGGCAGTTTTATCTAGATCTGGCCATGCTCCCCAAGAAGACCGACCAGCCCAGACCTGAAACCATGGCCCCCACCTACGAGCGGTATGTTTCCTCCTTGCAGATGTACAGCAATAATTTTGATGAATTTCAATTCTATTTCTATATCCGTAATCTCCGAAATGACAACGCATATTTCCCCAAAGTAGCCAAAGGGTATGATGACGCAGAAAAGGGGATGAAAGATTTTCTCAAAAGGGTGGCAAAATCGCTATAGGTTTTAGTAATATTTGCGTCCTCGATCAAGAAACTTTAGCTAAATTGAATGTTCAAATAGGTCGATTGTCTTCAACATTGCCCATGCACCGTTGACCTCTGTTAGGAGACGATCTATGCAAATGGTGAAACCACAACCGCTTTCCTGCGAACAATAGGCCCAAAACCTCTTCATTTCACACCGTCATGATCCTCAAGCACCAGCATTTCGATCTTGCCACCAAGATTGCCATCGAACGAGTTGTGTTTCAGGCTCCGGTCACCGTAGATGCCCAGATGCACAATGAAGCTTGTTTTCTCTACAGCTTCAACAGCCCTTCCAAGTTATACTCTGTGGATGCTCCCTACCGAATGGCCGGTCAGGAAGGGGTAGTGATGAAATGTGGAAATTATCTCCAGAAGTGGCACGCCGCCGAAGATGAAGCCTCCGGCGAGGCCATTGCGGTGCATTTCTATCCTGAGATCCTCAAGGAAATCTATCAGGACAAGCTCCCCAAATTTCTCTCCAGCAAGCCTGCTCCCAATCCCGTTGCGGTACAGGGGGTGAGTATCGATCCGCTCCTTCAGAATTATATCCAATCTCTCCGGTTTCACTTCGAGCATCCAGAATTGGTCACTGAGGAATGGGTGGTTCTCAAGGTCAAGGAGTTGGTGATGCTGCTCGCCCAGACAGAAAACTCCGCCCAGATTCGCCAGATTCTCCAAGATCTATTCAATCCTACGGCGATCAACTTCAAAGATGTGATCCAGGCCAACCTCTACGAAGATCTGTCGGTGCAGGACTTGGCGATGCTGGTGAACATGAGCGAGTCCTCCTTCAAGCGGAAATTCAAGGAGATTTTCCAAGATAGTCCCGCCCACTACATCAAGTCCAAACGATTGGCCAGAGCAGCCGAACTGCTGGTTGTGAGTGATTTGCGGGTGACGGATATCTGCTACGATTGTGGATTCAACGATGTGGGACATTTCTCCAAATCCTTCTCTGGGCAGTATGGGTGCTCTCCTTCGCAGTATCGCGAACGACGCTTGGCCTGAATCTCCCAATCATTGACCGGATTTGCCAAGTCTCCCGATGGATGAACGGACATCTTTGTTACAGATCAATAAACACTCAGTAACACTCACTCAGATGGACGTAATCATCAAATCCCTCTTGCCCCTCACGCTGCTTTTGTTTGCTGTCAGCGTAGTTCAAGCTCAGAAGAAGGTTCAGACCTTCAAGGTTTCACAAGTCATCAATGCGCCTGCCGATAAGGTCTGGGCCATCGTCGGCCAAGATTATGGAGCAGTCGCCAATTCGCATCCACGGATCATCAGCTCCAATTACATCAACGGATCACTTCAAGCTCGCGAAGGAGCGGAAAGGGTGTGTAATTTCAATGACAAAGGAACCCAGTTTCTCCACGAGCGAATGGTCAATTACGATCCTGACAACATGACCTTTGTGAATCAGGTATTTCATGCGGGCAAATTCCCAGTAGATCCTGATTATACGCGGGCCCTCTACAAAGTGGAAGACCTCGGCAATGGCCAATCCCGGATGACTTTTGACATGCAATTCCGCACCAAGCCCGCCATGATGGGCGCTTTGATGAAAGGCAATTTCCGCAAACTGATTGAAGATTACTTCATCTCCATTGAGCACCACGCTCGCACAGGAGAGGTCGTGAACAAGGAGAACTTCAAGCAGATCAAGAAGCAATACAAAAAGCAGAAAGTCGATCAGTCATCATCCGACATGGAAATGGCAGAAGCTGCGGAATAAGAATTGGTACAACGCACTGTTCGGAAGGAATCGTCGAAATGGCGATTCCTTGTTGCATATTGATAGGATGTTTCAGAGCCGGATAAAATCTGCGAATGAATCAAGCCCGATGGAGGATTTGCCTGATCAATTCAAGCGATGAGGTATAGGTTGATTCAAAATTCGAAGGCTGGATATGAGCCATTAGTACTTCTTCAAGCAGCCCTTTGCTTTGTATTTTTTGGAATTCAGAGGCGATGAACGTTTGTACCTCAGGAAGATCTTGATGAATTTCCTGTAGGAGAGTTGATCGGGTTTCCACCAAAAAAATAATGTCCTCTATATCGTGGCTGAATCTATAGTCTGTTCCCCGATTTCGGAACGCTTCAAATTTTGTGGCAATGAAACAGGGAGTAGAAAGTAGACGAATTCTTACTCCATCCAGTGAAATTTCCCAGGTTTTTGGCTGGCCCGTTTTATACCAAGGGTTGGAAGGACCAAATGGTCCGTCTTCAGTTGAAACAATATCGACTGGAATTCCTCTATACAGATATCTGCAAATCGAATGTCCTTTTGGATCTGGATGAAAACCTCTATCCCGAAGCTGCTTGATAATTGCTTGCCATTGAGTCATCCCAATGATCTCAATAACCATATCAATATCATAAGTTGGTCTAAAATCATTGTACTCATCAGAGTCACTATAAAGACTAACAACAGCTCCTCCAACAAAGAGAACTTCGGGTAGCAGGTTTCCCAATCCTTTTGCTACCTCTACTAGCGATGATTGGGTCATCATCCGGTCATTCATCTAATCCAAATTTTAGCCTCAAGGCCTGAATAGAAAGTTCTCTCTCCCGTGCTCTTCCAACTCGAATGCCATCTACTAGCGCAAGCAATTCATATAAGGCGTGATCCTTTAATGCTGCTGCAGGTACGGAAGGATACAGAGGTAGGATGGATTGTCCCCTCACTGATCCATTTGAGTGTGGCCAAACGTACGCTTCTTGGCTGGCAATATGTTCGCTGAGTGGTGAAGCCGCATGTGAAGTTGGGACACCCCATGCCAATGGACCGGGTTTTTGAGGAAAAACATACCGAATTCCATATCGCAAAAAGTCGAAAAGGGACCACTTCATGGGAGTTTTCCCTGCAGGGTCCAGAAGGCCTGCATACTTGGATCTAGCTACAGATTCGCTGACCTCAGCCTGGCTCATGCCCAAATCTTTGGCAACAGGCTGTTGCTTCCATGATGAATCGTCCATGCTAACCAGCTTGAGCAGGAGCAGGATGTCCTGTGGTTTGATTTGGGGAATTTTCTGTTTCAAAACGATTATTGCGTATTGCGATAAGCAATACTAAGGGATAGTTTTTATTTTATCAAGTCATGATTGCACCTGATTTCCAAATACATGTACATCTGGGGGAGACCCAAAAAATCAGGGCACCCGTTTGACCGGATGCCCCTTCGCTCAACTAGTCAGATGATCCTAGCTTCTTGATGGGTATACACCTGTGGTAGATATGATATAGTTAATCGTCAAATATGGTTGACGAATATCCAGTGGTTGGCTACCTCCGGTACTCCCAGTGGTGTCGGCTGCCATTTGTGTATTTTGGATGTCCGAGTATTCAGGGTCTACTGGAAGGGTGTTGGCTAGATATCGGCCGGTTGGATCTGCATTGGTTCCTGCCTGATTGTTGGCTTTGGGTGCCCAGACATGGTCGTGATTTGGGAGTTGAGCTTCTGTGATCGTCTGGAATTCTTCTCCTCCTTTTTCTGCCAAGTCATAGCAGCCACCGAAGTCTGCACATCCAAAATGAATAGGGAACCTAGATCTCAAATCTGGTAGTCCAAAAGTCGTACGCCCATCGCCTCCATACTGAGTTCCCAGCAGGGAATATAGGGCCTGAAAGGATGCTATCTGTAGCAACTGCCCTTGGCAGAGTGCCCAGCCTTGGGGAGCAAAATTGCCCGCAAACATCCTGATTTCAGCTAAATACTGTTCCATGATGATAGGATTGTTGTGGAAGGGTAATTAGCTGCGAGAAGGATACAATCCGACCAAAGCGATGATGAAGTTGAGGGCTAAGTAGGGTTGTTGTAGGCTGATAGGCTGGCTTCCACCGGTATTGCCTGTCATATTCAGGGCCATACTGGTGTTGGCTTCATCTGCATATTCGCGGTCGAATCCTACAGAGTTGGCTAGATACCGATTGGAGGGATCTGCGCTTGTACCTGGCTTGTCGTAGGCTTTTTGTGCTACAGGGTGACTGTGGGCTGGAATCTGAGCAACAGACAAATATGCCCTCGGGCTTCCACCGCGCTGTCCAAGCCCATAATAGCTAAGGCCTGCTCCTTGTCCCTGTTGAATGGGTACACGGCCGCGCAAATCAGGAAGCGCAAAATCAGTTCTGCCGTCTCCTCCGTATGTGGTACCCAAGATGGAGAACAACGCAGTATTGGAGGATACCGCTATCAATGATCCATTACAAAACGCCCAGCCTCGGGGCGCAAAATTCCCCGCAAACAATCGGATTTCGCCGATGAAAGGTTCCATAAGATAGTAGGTTTAGTAGGTGAGTGACGGTCGCAAACAAGTGGACCGCTCAGTGGAAATGGGGGAGGCCTTGGTAGGTGGGAAATAAATCTAAGGGGTTAATCCTTGAATTTCAAAATTGGAAATTTATCCATGTTGTTATGGTTTGGGGAGATGTTGCTTGGGAGTAACCACTCTCTTCACATTCTACTGCCCTGATTCATGCCCAGCATACCGAAAAGCAGCATTGTCCCCATTCCTTCAGGAAAAGCAAACAATGATTCGCCGATTCATGATGATTGAAAATAGCAGGACTCAACCCATTCATCCATCCATGCACCTACATCTCAAACTGCTCCCCCTGTGTCACAAGGCTCAAGGGGAGCAGTACGCTTTTTGATGATGCTTAGGCTTCTTGGGGTGTAGATACCCGACTCGCAGCCAGTTTCCGGAAGATCAAGATGTGCAGGAAGATGATCGTAGACGGCGCAAAGGCAGGAATCCAACAAAAGGGAAATGTGGCAAATTCGATGATGCCGTCCGCTCCTGTGGCGATCGCTGCACGTGTGACAAGGATGGCCGTGGTGATGACAGAGAGAATGTCCAACATGCCGAAGATATTCCACAACAACGTGGCAGGCCGTGCAAATCGAGAGCGCTGCCGGATGAGATACAATACCGGAAATACCAGCATCGCAGTCAGTACATCCCCCCAGCCCCCGATATTGGCAAAGGTCGAGGGCAAATTCCCGAAAGCACTCGCCAGAAAAAAATAGACCCCCACAAACCGGAATACATGTAGGAAGATCAATTCCTCCAATTCAACATGCGCCCAAACTGCCTGAAACCACTTGAGCCTCGGGACTACCAGCAGGTAAAACAGAAAGAGCGGGATGGCGGTGGCGATGAGAATTCGCGGAGGAAGAA is a window from the Pontibacter sp. G13 genome containing:
- a CDS encoding tail fiber protein; protein product: MEPFIGEIRLFAGNFAPRGWAFCNGSLIAVSSNTALFSILGTTYGGDGRTDFALPDLRGRVPIQQGQGAGLSYYGLGQRGGSPRAYLSVAQIPAHSHPVAQKAYDKPGTSADPSNRYLANSVGFDREYADEANTSMALNMTGNTGGSQPISLQQPYLALNFIIALVGLYPSRS
- a CDS encoding AraC family transcriptional regulator, coding for MILKHQHFDLATKIAIERVVFQAPVTVDAQMHNEACFLYSFNSPSKLYSVDAPYRMAGQEGVVMKCGNYLQKWHAAEDEASGEAIAVHFYPEILKEIYQDKLPKFLSSKPAPNPVAVQGVSIDPLLQNYIQSLRFHFEHPELVTEEWVVLKVKELVMLLAQTENSAQIRQILQDLFNPTAINFKDVIQANLYEDLSVQDLAMLVNMSESSFKRKFKEIFQDSPAHYIKSKRLARAAELLVVSDLRVTDICYDCGFNDVGHFSKSFSGQYGCSPSQYRERRLA
- a CDS encoding tail fiber protein encodes the protein MEQYLAEIRMFAGNFAPQGWALCQGQLLQIASFQALYSLLGTQYGGDGRTTFGLPDLRSRFPIHFGCADFGGCYDLAEKGGEEFQTITEAQLPNHDHVWAPKANNQAGTNADPTGRYLANTLPVDPEYSDIQNTQMAADTTGSTGGSQPLDIRQPYLTINYIISTTGVYPSRS
- a CDS encoding SRPBCC family protein, with product MDVIIKSLLPLTLLLFAVSVVQAQKKVQTFKVSQVINAPADKVWAIVGQDYGAVANSHPRIISSNYINGSLQAREGAERVCNFNDKGTQFLHERMVNYDPDNMTFVNQVFHAGKFPVDPDYTRALYKVEDLGNGQSRMTFDMQFRTKPAMMGALMKGNFRKLIEDYFISIEHHARTGEVVNKENFKQIKKQYKKQKVDQSSSDMEMAEAAE